tacatttacatctttcttcgcatatcttttatatattttctttttcaaaaactcaacttcaaaacactctcctgcaacccgcctcaccaattaaaaaaaatatatatattttttacctcaaatctgaaatccacaatagaagctagccagaagctaaccagaagctagccagaagctagccagttcactagctaacgttagtattcagctaaccacggtttgtggtcatcagctatcctttagctcgaaaagctatcaccagttttgtacaacgcgactcagaccagaacatatcggacctatttttctctccatatccccggattttcaACCGCAAGCTCTAGACATTTACAGCTGGATCTCGCAGCAAGCTAGCTGCTATCCATGTGACCTTTGggttacgtcgatcccggagcaaacatcaattattccggagctagccagctgaagagttccatcagccactcctgggctacaatcacctatccggacccgttttactgccgatgtggagccccaccgggccttcacgactggactaccgacgttatctgcccgagggagttatccaactggcccctccgtcgcgacgttacctgaatttttcttgggtcactatgactatatctattttgcaaattggattgatcccctctaccacacggaaccccaatAATTTACCGTCGGAAACGAATGAGGTGGAttaaaacagacctccatcctatgctagcttgctaccgatgcTTGCTAGTTTGCTAGCTTGCtaccggctagctgtctgaatcgccgttaccccaaccaacctcactactcactggacccttatgatcactcgactaagcatgcctgTCCTTAATGTCAAtgtgccttgtccattgctgttctggttagtgtttattgccttatttcactgtagagcctctagccctgctcattataccttatccaacctttcagttccaccacccacacatgcgatgacatcacctggtttcaatgatgtttctagagacaatatctctctcatcatcactcaatacctaggtttacctccactgtattcacatcctaccatacctttgtctgtacattataccttgaagctattttatcgcccccagaaacctccttttactctctgttctggaCGTTCCAGATGACCAATtttcatagcttttagccgtacccttatcctactcctcctctgttcctctggtgatgtagaggtgaatccatgCCCTGCAGATTCTAGCTCCacccctattccccaggcgctctcttttgatgacttctgtaaccgtaatagccttggtttcatgcatgttaacattagaagcctcctccctaagtttgttttattcactgctttagcacactctgccaacccggatgttctagccgtgtctgaatcctggcttaggaggaccaccaaaaattctgaaatctccattcctaactacaacattttcagacaagatagaacggccaaagggggcggtgttgcaatctaccgcaaagatagcctgcagagttctgacctactatccaggtctgtacccaagcaatttaaaaatccacctctctaaaaacaagtctctcaccgttgccgcctgctatagaccaccctctgcccccagctgtgctctggacaccatatcaaatcaaatgtatttatatagcccttcgtacatcagctgatttctcaaagtgctgtacagaaacccagcctaaaaccccaaacagcaagcaatgcaggtgtagaagcacggtggctaggaaaaactccctagaaaggccaaaacctaggaagaaacctagagaggaaccaggctatgaggggtggccagtcctcttctggctgtgccgggtggagattataacagaacatggccaagatgtgaactgattgccccccatctatcttcagagctcgtgctgctaggcgacctaaactggaacatgcttaacaccccagccatcccacaatctaagcttgatgccctcaatctcacacaaattatcaatgaacctaccaggtaccaccccaaagccgtaaacatgggcaccctcatagatatcatcctaaccaacttgccctctaaatacacctgtgctgttttcaaccaagatctcagcgatcactgcctcattgcctgcatccgtaatgggtcagcagtcaaacgacctccactcatcactgtaaaacgctccctgaaacacttcagggagcaggcctttctaatcgacctggccggggtatcctggaaggatattgatctcatcccgtcagtagaggatgcctggttattttttttaaatgccttcctcaccatcttaaataagcatgccccattcaagaaatgtagaaccaggaacagatatagcccttggttctctccagacctgactgcccttaaccaacacaaaaacatcctatggcgttctgcattagcatcgaacagcccccgtgatatgcaacttttcagggaagctagaaaccaatatacacaggcagttagaaaagccaaggccagctttttcaagcagaaatttgcttcctgcaacacaaactcaaaaaagttctgggacactgtaaagtccatggagaataagaacacctcctcccagctgcccactgcgctgaggacaggaaacattgtcaccaccgataaatccactataattgagaatttcaataagcgtttttctacagctggccatgctttccacctgactacccctaccccggtcagcagcactgcaccccccacagcaactcgcccaagccttccccatttctccttctcccaaatccggtcagctgatgttctgaaagagctggaaaatctggacccctacaaatcagcagggctagacaatctggaccctttctttctaaaatgatctgccgaaattgttgcaacccctattactagcctgttcaacctctctttcgtgtcatctgagattcccaaagattggaaagcagctgcggtcatcctcctcttcaaagggggggacactcttgacccaaactgctacagacctatatctatccgaccctgcctttctaaggtcttcgaaagccaagtcaacaaacagattaccgaccatttcgaatcccaccataccttcttcgctatgcaatcgggtttcagagctggtcacgggtgcacctcagccacgctcaaggtcctaaacgatatcctaaccgccatcgctaagaaacaatactgtgcagccgtattcattgacctggccaaggctttcgactcaccacatcctcatcggcagactcgatagccttggtttctcaaatgattgcctcgcctggttcaccaactacttctctgatagagttcagtgtgtcaaatcggaaggcctgttgtccgggcctctggcagtctctatggggctgccacagggttcaattcttggaccgactctcttctctgtatacatcaatgatgtcgctcttgctgctagtGAGTctgtgatccacctctacgcagacaacaccatcctgtatacttctggcccttctttggacactgtgttaacaaccctccagatgagcttcaatgccatataactctccaattgctcttaaatgcaagtgaaactaaatgcatgctcttcaaccgatcgctgcctgcacctgcccgcccgtcaaacatcactactctggacggttctgacttagaatatgtggacaactacaaatacctaggtgtctggttagactgtaaactctccttccagactcacatcaaacatctccaatccaaagttaaatctagaattggcttcctatttcgcaacaaagtatccttcactcatgctgccaaacatacccttgtaaaactgaccatcctactgatcctcgacttcggcgatgtcatttacaaaatagcctccaataccctactcaataaattggatgcagtctatcacagtgccatccgttttgtcaccaaagccccatatactacccaccactgcaacctgtacgctctcgttggctggccctcgctttatactcgtcgccaaacccactggctccaggtcatctacaagaccctgctaggtaaagtccccccttatctcagctcgctggtcaccatagcagcacccacctgtagcacgctctccagcaggtatatctctctggtcacccccaaaaccaattcttcctttggccgcctctccttccagttctctgctgccaatgactggaatgaactacaaaaatctcagaaactggaaacacttatctccctcactagctttaagcaccagctgtcagagcagctcacagattactgcacctgtacatagcccatctataatttagcccaaacaactacctctcccctactgtatttatttatttatttctgctcctttgcaccccattatttctatctctactttgcacattcttccactgcaaatctaccattccagtgttttacttgctatattgtatttacttcgccaccatggcctttttttgtcttcacctcccttatctcacctcatttgctcacattgtatatagacttatttttccactgtattattgactgtttgttttactccatgtgtaactctatgatgttgtatgtgtcgaactgctttgctttatcttggccaggtcgcaattgtaaatgagaacttgttctcaacttgcctaccttgCCTACCAAATAAAGTTGAAATATAAAAATATTATGACACTCAACCTAAGACGTTTTTAAACTTTTCGCAACAGAGGAGGAaaatgtttcttattggacaagcaCGGGTAGTCCCTCCATGTTAATCTGTTTGTTGCCCAATGAGCAGAACCCTTATGGTCACTGTCGATCATGTCAGTTTTTCCATAAAATAATCCCCTCAGCCCTTGTGCAAGGTGTCGCTCTACTACCCgcatcaaaaggaacatttgtttttTTACTGCTTCTGCTTTGCATGTTTTTTATTCTTCTTTTCCTGTCCACTTCAAGTTCTCAGCTGTTCTAAGAaagttacactaccgttcaaaagtttggggtcacttagaaatgtccttgattttgaaagaaaagctacttttttgtcctttaaaataacatcaaattgatcagaaatgaaTGTTGtatgttgtaatgttgtaaatgactattgtagctggaaacggctgattttgaatggaatatcaacacagaggcccgttatcagcaaccacACCTGTGTTCTAATGGCATGTTGTTAGCTAAtaaaagtttatcattttaaaaggctgattgatcattagaaaacccttttgcaattatgttagcacagctgaaaactgttgtgctgtttaaagaagcaataaaacgggccttctttagactggttgagtatccggagcatcagcatttgtgggttcgattacaggctcaaaatggccagaaacaaagaactttcttctgaatctcgtcagtctattcttgttctgagaaattctatgcgagaaattgccaagaaactgaagatctcgtacattgctgtgtactactcccttcacagaacagtgcaaactggcactaaccagaatagaaagaggagtgggaggacccagtgcacaactgagcaagaggacaagtacattagagtgtctagtttgagaaacagacacttcacaagtcctcaactggcaaatagtacccgcaaaacaccagtctcaacatcaataGTGGAGAGGCgaccccgggatgctggccttcttggcagagttcctctgtcaaatcaaatcaaatcaaatcaaattttattagtcacatacacatggttatccatgtccagtgtctgtgttcttttgcccattgttaatcttttatttttattggccagtctgagatatggccttttctttgcaactctgcctagaagaatCAGTTGAATCAGCTGCAATTCTAACATGTAAACACAAAACTCCCATACAGGCATGGTGTAGCTCACACGTGCACGGACACACAGAGAGTGACAAAAGAGAGGCTTGTTTCATCCTGGTAGTTTTATTTGGTTGGTGGTGAAGAAAATCGGATCATATGTACATCCAGCTGCCTTGACAAGCACAGTACAGCGCCGTAGTTCCAGTTCAGCTCATAATAACTATATAGGCCTTTATCGCAGTACCATCGCAGCGGAGTTTGGGCCACTGAAGCTTCAGAGACCGATTTTAAGAAATCATCATTAACGGTGAGAAAACTGAGCAGTCAATTTAGGGTGCACAGACCACTGGTGACGAGCAGGATTGTCACCATCAGTTACTTACAGGTCAGGTTTCAACCCAAAACACAACATTGGAAAGTGCCATcagatttatttttttatgtgagCGCCCAGACGATTCCAATAAGTTCTCTGTTTATAACGCTTTTTGTTATTGACATACAAACAGCAGGTACAGTGCAATTGGCAGTGTGTTCAAACCCACTGCCTTTCTTCAGACCTGGTCCTAGTCTTACTTTCTGCCTAAAAGGCTTCATTTGTACCATCAATAGTAAGAATATAGGGGAGAACAAGGACGGGTATACAGAAGGTGGGATTGGGGGTTGAGGATGTTACAGACGGGCACACAGGACTCTTTACAAGGTGAGCTCTTTCTGTACGCCCCATAGGGTCTCGGCGCTGTTGTTCAGCTGCTTCTCCTCCTCGGGCTTCAGAGTCATGTGGATGATGTCGGTCAGACCACTGTTTCCCAGCACGCAGGGCACGCTGAGaaacacctcctccttcacaccGTACATTCCCTGAGATAggggagggggatggatggaggcaAAGAGAGAAACTGGTTAGGGGCCGAACACAGCTGGGGTGTTGGTTTGGGTGGGAGGGGCATGTGTGTACATGAGAGGTAGgcgtgtgtatgtgggggggggggggggggggtgcgtaATAGCATGTGTGTGCCAACTTAATCCTTACATCTTCAGTCTTAACAAGCATTGGTTACAGTATATGCTTTGGCATATAGATTGCATGTCGGTTTGAGACTATAAAAATAAAAGAAAGACTTTACTCCTAGTCTACAACCACAGACAATGATAGAGGACGCAACATTGCATCTGTCCCATTATGGCAGATGGACTCCCAGCATATGGTCTTCTTACCTTGACCATGGTGGACACGGGGTGGACTTTGTGGAGGTTCTTCAGGATGCTCTCAACCAGGTCAGCGACGGACAGGCCGATAGCCCAGGAGGTGTAACCCTTCAGCTTGATGACCTCGTAGGCACTGTATGACATAGAGTGAAACGAGGAGAGGAGTTAAAGGGGAACATCCAAGATACAAACATACACTACAtcaccagaagtatgtggacactgctcgtcgaacatttcattccaaaatcatggtcattaatatggagttggtcctccctttgctgctataaaagccgccactcttctaggaaggcttccactagatgtcggaacattgctgcggggacttgcttccattcagccacaagagcattagtgatgtcgagcactgatgttgggtgattacgcctggctcacagtcggcgttccagttcatcccaaaggtgtttgatggggttgaggtcagggctctctgcaggctagtcaagttcttcaacaccgatctcgacaaaccattgctgtatggacctcactttgtgcacggcggccttccccaaactgttgccacaaagttggaagcacagaattgtctagaatgtcgttgtatgctgtagcattaacatttcccttcaatgaaactaaggggcctagcccgaaccatgaaaaaaggctccagaccattattcctccaccaaactttgcagttggcactatgcattcgggaaggtagcattctcctggcatctgccaaacccagatttgtctgttggaCTCAGTTCTTGTCAGACAGTTCTTGTcttgactttgcttccagaggctcGGTAGTAAGTGTTTCAACCGGGGACAGAATATTTTTTACACACTATGAACTTCAGCCCTGGCTGAGCcatgttgctcctagatgtttccacttcacaataacatcacttacagttgatcgTGGCAGCTCTAGCGGGGCAGAAATTTTAAGAACTGACttcttggaaaggtggcatcctatgacggttccacattgaaagtcactaaggCCATTATGCTACCACtgtttgtctacggagattgcatggctgtgtgctcgatttcatacacctgtcagcaacaggtgtggctgaaatagtcgaatccactaatttgaaggggagtccacatacttttgtatatatagtgtatattaaacatacaaatacctttaaacacatctatataacctatatatatatatatatatataacgtaTGTGTAACCTTCATAACACCTTTATACACACACCTTTAACCTACACCTCTAACATAACACCTTTGTACACACCTCTTTAACCTATAAGATAGGTATAACGttcataaaacatttaaaacaaccGTCAAATTTTTGGGGAAAATGGGTAGTTTTTCCTGTTGTAAATGCTAAAACCCATTAGTGGAAAATATACACTAAGTAtagcaaacattaggaacactttcctaatattgagttgcacccgccttcttttgccttcaaaacagcctgaattggtcggggcatggactctacaaggtgtcgaaagcattttacacagggatgctggcccatgttgacaccaatgcttcccacccacagttgtgtcaagttggctggatgtccttcgggtggtggaccattcttgatactgttgggttctgagaatattaaatatacttattcatgtcactgagggagagaggttaatgtataacgtttacattatgtcaggatatgttttTGTTCGCCATCAGGGATCCTATTGGAGGGAGCttctgggaggagaagagacacagtctggtaccagtcaccatgacagccgtgagttggggaggagtgaggacTTAGGtgcagaggtcaggtcagatgaagtgaggaagaacagatatcactaaggttatgtctagcaacagagatgcattggctgttcagatgtgtaggaggagactcagcataggagaaagggttaaatatcagtgcttaggcctcctgggtggcgcagtggtctaaggcactgcatcgcagtagtagctgtgccaccagagattctgggttcgagcccaggctctgtcgcagccggccgcggcCAGGAGGCCcatcatgctgattgagtttgaataacagactggaagcttcaaaaggagggtggtgcttggcatcattgttcttcctctgtcaaccatggttacctgcaaggaaacatgtgccgtcatcattgccttgcacaaaaagggcttcacaggcaaggatattgctgccagtaagattgcaccaaaatcaaccatttatcggatcatcaagaacttcaaggagagcggttcaattgttgtgaagaaggcttcagggcgcccaagaaagtccagcaagcgccaggaccgtctcctaaagttgattcagctgtgggattggggcaccaccagtacagagcctactcaggaatggcagcaggcaggtgtgagtgcatctgcatgcacagtgaggcaaagacttttggaggatggcctggtgtcaagaagggcagcaaagaagccaattctctccaggaaaaacatcagggacagactgatagtCTGCAAAAGGTagagggattggactgctgaggactggggtaaagtcattttctctgatgaatccctttccaattgtttggggcatcaggaaaaaagcttgtccggagaagaaaaggtgagcgctaccatcagtcctgtgtcatgccaacagtaaagcatcctgagaccattcatgtgtggggttgcttctcagccaagggagtgggctcactcagaattttgcctaagaacacagccatgaataaagaatggtaccaacacatcctccgagagcaacttctcccaaccatccaggaaaagtttggtgacgaacaatggcttttccagcatgatggagcaccctTCCatgaggcaaaagtgataactaagtggctcggggaacaaaacatcgatattttgggtgcatggccaggaaactccccagaccttaatcccattgagaacctgtggtcaatcctcaagaggcgggtggacaaacaaaaacccgcaaattctgacaaactccaagcattgattatgcaagaatgggctgctatcagtcaggatgtggcccagaagttaattgacagcagggcggattgcagaggtctatatttactctttgcatcaacttcatgtcattTTCAATACAAGCCTttaacacttatgaaatgcttgtaattatacttcagtattctacacctgcattgcttgctgtttggggttttaggctgggtgtctgtacagcacttcgagatattagctgatgtacgaagggctatataaaataaacttgatttgatttgatttgatattccatagtaacatctgacaaaaatatctaaagatactgaagcagcaaactttgtgaaaattaatatttgtgtcattctcaaaacttttggccacgactgtgtaTTCATGTGCTACAGTGGTCTCTGAGCTCTGCTTTACCTAACcattagggctcccgagtggtgcagcggtctaaggcactgcatctcggtgtAAGAGGTGACTATGgtctctggttcgaatccaggctgaatcacatctgaccgtgattgggagtcccatagggcggcacacaattgacccgggtttggccggggtagaccgtcattgtaaataagaatttgttcttaactgacttacctggttaaatatttgttttaaattaaaaccattgtgttcattaggcatgaAACGGAAGAAAACGAGCCGAAAAGGAGTGAGTACTAAATGAATGGAGTACTATCTGAACTAAGTAACGCGTTTCCCATTgcaaacattttttaaaaggTTGAGCCCTGATTAACATGACCCTAGATAAATAAAGATAAAGTTGAACATATAGCGATGTGTGTTTATAAGACTCACCCGTCGACCACCATCTTGTGGATGTGCTTCCAGTCCTCCTTGTCTGCGTCTGTGCCCATGTCTGGGTTCAGGCCCTTCAGGGAAACACCGGCAACATTCACACCGCTCCATACAGGCactgggagaaagagaagagacaggCATCCAGTCAGTCTGTCATAGACACAGTACCAATGTACGTGAAGGTCTTCCACAATATTGtaatcagacagacaggttccGGTGTGGAGTGTATTTGAAGCCATAGCCTACATACCGCTGGAGTCTCCGTGCTCTCCAATGATCCAGCCGTGACAGCTGGATGGGTGAAGGTGTAGCTTCTCGCCCATCAGGTGACGGAAACGACCAGAGTCCAGGTTGGTGCCGGAACCGATGACGCGGTGACGGGGGAAACCACTCAGCTTCCAAGCCACGTAGGTTAGGATGTCAACTGAGATGGGGGAAGAAGGGGGGTGACAAATATTAGCACAATCTGAGTTAACAAAACaaaccctaacctttaccctatCCTTAACCATACCACTAACATTATGCCTAACTTTAAATTATATTTTATCTTTGTAGAAATGTTCACTGTATAGCCTATATTGACTTTGCAGACTGGTCATACAGTGGGGACCGAaagagaggggtgaaggggtgaCACATTTTATAGGAGTTGTCAGCAATAGGACCGTGGAGTTGTTAATGTAACCTGCCCCTGATCATGGAAAGCTACAGGAtgagcaggcttttgttccagcccaggaCTAACATTATTCAAACCTATGAATGACTTATCATAATGCTAGAGTAATGATCAAGTCACTAGACGATGTTGAACCGAATTACCTTCACTTCCACTTTTCTAtgtattgttctctctctctctctctctctctctctctctctctctctctctctctctctctctctctctctctctctctctctctctctctctctctctctctctctctctctctctctctctctctctctctctctctctctctctctctctctctctctcatccctctctctctcatccctctcttctctcgtaCCAGGATTGGAGACGACCAGCAGGATGGCGTTGGGGCTGTACTTGACGATCTGGGGGATAATGAATTTGAAGATGTCGACGTTGCGCTTCACCAGGTTCAGACGGCTCTCACCCTCTTGCTGACGAGCACCGGCTGTGACCACCACCACCTTAGAGTGGGCAGTCGTACTGTAGTCTTGAGTGAGATATAAAGATGCACGttaaacacacacaaatgcaacCTAGTGTTTCCGAAGCACCCCCGCaacaaatatgtgtgtgtgtgtgtgtgtgtgtttgtatgtgtgtgcctttgtgtgtTTCTGCTCAacttgtgcatgtttgtgtgtgtgtgtgcacaactcGTTTGTGCGTATGTGTGTTTCAGAGTGTGTGTGCATAAGTGTATGACTCTTTACTCACCCTTGTCGCCCACGATCTTGTGAGTCTTGCAGAAGAGGCTGCCGTGCTGCAGGTCCATGACCTCACCCTTCAGTTTATCTTCCATCACGTCAATCAGGCACAGCTCATCGCACAGGTCCTGGTCAACACATGCAAACAAGGAATATTATG
This genomic stretch from Salvelinus alpinus chromosome 15, SLU_Salpinus.1, whole genome shotgun sequence harbors:
- the LOC139540416 gene encoding L-lactate dehydrogenase A chain-like, with the protein product MTTKEKLITHVLAGEPVGSRSKVTVVGVGMVGMASAVSVLLKDLCDELCLIDVMEDKLKGEVMDLQHGSLFCKTHKIVGDKDYSTTAHSKVVVVTAGARQQEGESRLNLVKRNVDIFKFIIPQIVKYSPNAILLVVSNPVDILTYVAWKLSGFPRHRVIGSGTNLDSGRFRHLMGEKLHLHPSSCHGWIIGEHGDSSVPVWSGVNVAGVSLKGLNPDMGTDADKEDWKHIHKMVVDGAYEVIKLKGYTSWAIGLSVADLVESILKNLHKVHPVSTMVKGMYGVKEEVFLSVPCVLGNSGLTDIIHMTLKPEEEKQLNNSAETLWGVQKELTL